One Hylaeus volcanicus isolate JK05 chromosome 8, UHH_iyHylVolc1.0_haploid, whole genome shotgun sequence genomic window, aaatattatttttatggtttgaatttttaaaacatgatCTTCTTAATTTTCTTCGCATCAAAGATGATTTAGATGTTTCATATTTATCCatgatatataaaaatctgtCGAGTTgttttgaattgaatttaatattcaaaaatgataTCCGAGCTGTACACAGTATATTATTTTCCGATCcggtacaatttttaataaattatcacaAACAGCGATGTACgcttaaatttgaaaaaaattacagcaTGTGTACTATCTGTTTTGAAGAATTCAGAGGAAAAGAATGCATCAAACTTGAAACTTGTAGTCATATTTACTGCAAAAACTGTATGCAGAAATATATTGCCATAACAATTAATGAGGGTACCATAGGCGATATAACATGTCCTGGttctaattgtaatttttcgaTAGCATTTAATGACATCAAAGATCTGTGTCCAGATCTATTCTCAAAGTACGAAAGCTTATTATTgcaaataacattaaaatctATGAATGATGTTATTTGTTGCCCTCGAATTTCATGTCAATGTCCTCTCGTATTGAATACTGACGATACATTGGCAATTTGTAGCAAATGCGATTATGCCTTTTGCATTTATTGTTACAAggtatgtattttatatttcgacAAACAGGCTAAAGCCAATcgttttcaataaattgtgtATTAGGTATATCATGGAGTTGAACCATGTTTTACAATATCAAGGGGAATAAAAAAGCTAATAGAAGATTATAAAAATGCTAATAACGACCAAAAACAATTACTGAGAAAAAAATACGGGAGACAACAAATACAAAGAGTTGTAGAAAACCACTTagcaaaagaatatttaaaggtATGTTTTCAGTTGCAAATATATACtaaatgtacaatttatttgatgTTAAGTTACATAACGCAATGGTttgatttatagaaaaatgctaAAGCTTGTCCAAATTGTCAAACTatgattgtaaaaattgatggaTGTAATAAAATGAGATGTATTCATTGCAAAGCTGACTTTTGCTGGCTGTGTGGAACGCACATCACTTCGAAGAATCCATATGAGCACTTTTTATCTCTAAATAACTCATGTTACAgacgtttatttgaaataagcgaggaaaataatttccaattgtaaagatacaatatacatttttatagatgTAAAGATAATTACAAACCAGAAAagttaatttgatttttttgtattgtcaAACGAGCGTAAGTATTACAGGAACCAAACAAAAAACTAATTTCTTTGTAAccgatataattttaatataacaatttatttattccacttatatacaatatgtgtatataaaataaaatagttcaTATATCAATAAATAGTAAATCGCTATTCATGGTACTAGAGACATACATATCAGAGTATGGTTCAAGCATCCCTTGGTACGTGAACTTCAACAGTAGCTTCTGTTACTAATTGTTCCGCGACAATAGACACTGTTGACCCTGGTCTTTGATGATTTACTATGCTATCTATAAGTTACCATAAATACTGTGAAATATCTAAGAAGcttattaaacaatattttgagTTTTACCTGCACATTCTTTGTCACATTCCAATAATCTTTGTCTCTTATAAAATCGTGCCATGTTAAGTTCTATAAGTTTAGGACCAAAAATCCAATATCCCAGGCTTCCTCCCAATACGATAgcgatattaatatatacattatatgtCATAACAGCcaacattaaaatataccCAAGAACCGTATGTATAAACCAATGAAACACTTGAAAACTCCAAGTGGAGCAACGTATACTAAGAAGGAACATATAATGTCAACTTAAAGTAAATAACCTTATTTTACATACCTAATTTACAAAGCAATGGAATATCACATACCAACGTAAAGAAGACTGCCTTTTAACAGATCGCgaggatatttttaataacaaggAAGAGTTTTCAGACGTTCTCACTGTTTGATTTTGTATGAGGACCATAGTagtttgttgtatttttatatgcaagaTCTTCATACCCTCGTACAGTATAGCAAGCGCAGTTAAACCCAAACAGGTGCAAACTAGGCTTGTTGTCGTGACAACATTATACCCTGGTAAAAGGAAACTACCTAAATTGTTTCCAAACCAAAACCATATATGCATCTGAAAGTAGTTGTGCcggataaattaattactgtaACAATGGTAAAAACATCTGTTACAGGTTGCACGTACCTTAACCGATGTAAACCTTCCGCaacataaattacaattaaaaagaattattaaaactgataagaaaatgtatgtataattatctTCTACATTCTGCACTCCACCTAGCTTTACCCAGTTATTCACTAATGACTCCACTGTACATTATTTACAGTTCGTTGACATATCACTTAGATTACATTTCCAACTCCATAAATGTCTGATTTGCTACgaagttaatttatttgttatattttctcattatGCTGATTGCTTTTTACTCATAGCAAATGAGTCAGAGAAAATCCGATATCCATGTTTTCGTAAACATAGATAAAATACGAGACGAGATCTCGAGAACGTTTAACA contains:
- the LOC128881261 gene encoding E3 ubiquitin-protein ligase RNF14-like — translated: MLQEKKCNQDRQESEMLILSNIYNFYEFSYVKEGIMQCYYNVFPNVRDGLIRLRNIYKEDQKSEFHLTSNYFIKYLPPVRMYLRLPDDYPSRNPPNFYIISSWLSPWQISFICQKLDEIWLHNRGQEILFLWFEFLKHDLLNFLRIKDDLDVSYLSMIYKNLSSCFELNLIFKNDIRAVHSILFSDPVQFLINYHKQRCTLKFEKNYSMCTICFEEFRGKECIKLETCSHIYCKNCMQKYIAITINEGTIGDITCPGSNCNFSIAFNDIKDLCPDLFSKYESLLLQITLKSMNDVICCPRISCQCPLVLNTDDTLAICSKCDYAFCIYCYKVYHGVEPCFTISRGIKKLIEDYKNANNDQKQLLRKKYGRQQIQRVVENHLAKEYLKKNAKACPNCQTMIVKIDGCNKMRCIHCKADFCWLCGTHITSKNPYEHFLSLNNSCYRRLFEISEENNFQL